From one Methanobrevibacter woesei genomic stretch:
- the cysE gene encoding serine O-acetyltransferase, translating into MFDNLKEDIESIKMRDPAARSTLEIFLTYPGFYAILFHRSNHYFWKHGFKLLARVGSNLSRFITGIEIHPGAQIGRRVFIDHGMGVVIGETAEIADDVLIYQGVVLGGTSTNKGKRHPTVEKGAIIGAGAKVMGNIVIGEYSKIGTGAVVLKDVPPESTCVGVPGRIVKSKRPHEVDLDHNKLPDPVAEVIESILEHQRMIDKEIELLYDKNKICLTDNEDKTCPYEEVFKK; encoded by the coding sequence GTGTTTGATAATCTTAAAGAGGATATTGAATCTATAAAGATGAGGGATCCTGCTGCAAGGTCTACTTTGGAGATATTTCTTACCTATCCTGGATTTTATGCGATTTTATTTCATAGAAGTAATCATTATTTCTGGAAGCATGGGTTTAAACTTCTTGCAAGAGTAGGTTCTAATTTATCTAGGTTTATTACAGGAATTGAAATTCATCCTGGTGCTCAGATTGGCAGAAGAGTATTTATTGATCATGGTATGGGTGTTGTAATTGGGGAGACAGCTGAAATTGCAGATGATGTTTTAATTTATCAGGGTGTTGTTTTAGGTGGTACATCTACAAATAAGGGTAAGAGACATCCAACTGTTGAGAAAGGTGCTATTATTGGTGCTGGTGCTAAAGTAATGGGGAATATTGTTATTGGGGAGTATTCCAAAATTGGTACTGGTGCTGTTGTGCTTAAGGATGTTCCTCCTGAGTCTACCTGTGTTGGTGTTCCTGGAAGAATTGTTAAAAGCAAAAGGCCTCATGAAGTTGACCTTGATCACAATAAGCTTCCTGACCCTGTTGCAGAAGTTATTGAATCTATTTTGGAACATCAAAGAATGATTGATAAGGAAATTGAACTGTTGTATGATAAAAATAAGATTTGTTTAACTGATAATGAAGATAAAACTTGCCCTTATGAGGAAGTCTTTAAAAAATAA
- the cysS gene encoding cysteine--tRNA ligase has protein sequence MDIYSTLSHEKENLVPINENRINMFVCGPTVYDDAHIGHGRTYVAFDTIKRFLEYLGYSVFYIQNITDVDDKIINRSKETGIPTTDIAKKYEKRYIEDMNALNVNNVNLFARATDHMVEIIDQIERLIEKGYAYETEDGVYFEIAKFKDFGKLSHINVDELQSHRELAKSTKKNKNDFVLWKKRDDPSEPRWNSPWGMGRPGWHIEDTAITEYYFGSQYDIHGGGIDLIFPHHEAEITQMEAVSGKSPMVRYWLHTGFLMVSGEKMSKSLKNFITIRDLLNDFDGDVIRFFILNKHYRSKIDFSDKVLMDAGKGLERIKKYCELVSGQLVDKNSNASADYELVLNIKKEFIDCMSDDFNTPKAIASVFKLINESKKDILDEKLNESELVAIREFLDDVSYILGIDFHLKQDSSKDKELFDLIADIRTELRANKQYELSDKIRDKLVDLGYEISD, from the coding sequence ATGGATATTTACTCTACCTTGTCACATGAAAAAGAGAATCTGGTTCCTATAAATGAAAATAGGATTAATATGTTTGTTTGTGGTCCTACTGTTTATGATGATGCTCATATTGGTCATGGAAGGACTTATGTAGCTTTTGATACTATCAAACGTTTTCTTGAGTACTTGGGATATTCTGTTTTTTATATTCAAAATATTACTGATGTTGATGATAAGATTATCAACCGTTCAAAAGAAACTGGAATCCCTACAACTGATATAGCTAAGAAATATGAAAAACGTTACATTGAGGATATGAATGCTTTAAATGTAAATAATGTTAATTTATTTGCAAGGGCTACTGACCATATGGTTGAAATAATTGACCAAATTGAAAGATTAATAGAGAAAGGTTATGCTTATGAAACTGAAGATGGGGTCTACTTTGAAATAGCTAAATTCAAGGACTTTGGAAAGCTCTCACATATCAATGTTGATGAACTCCAGTCTCACAGGGAACTTGCAAAATCAACCAAGAAAAACAAGAATGATTTTGTTTTATGGAAAAAAAGAGATGATCCATCAGAACCTCGCTGGAACTCACCTTGGGGTATGGGAAGGCCAGGTTGGCATATTGAAGATACAGCTATTACAGAGTACTACTTTGGAAGCCAATATGATATTCATGGAGGTGGAATTGACTTGATTTTTCCTCATCATGAAGCAGAAATCACCCAGATGGAGGCAGTAAGTGGAAAATCACCAATGGTCAGGTACTGGCTTCATACTGGATTTTTAATGGTTTCTGGTGAAAAGATGTCAAAATCCCTTAAGAATTTCATAACAATCAGAGACCTCTTAAATGACTTTGATGGGGATGTAATCAGGTTTTTCATCTTAAACAAACATTATAGAAGTAAAATTGACTTTTCAGATAAGGTATTAATGGATGCAGGAAAAGGGCTTGAGAGGATTAAAAAGTATTGTGAGTTAGTCTCTGGTCAACTGGTAGATAAAAATAGTAATGCCAGTGCTGATTATGAACTGGTTTTAAATATTAAAAAAGAGTTTATTGACTGCATGAGTGATGATTTTAACACTCCTAAAGCTATTGCATCAGTATTTAAATTAATCAATGAAAGTAAAAAAGATATTCTTGATGAAAAACTTAATGAAAGTGAATTAGTAGCTATTCGAGAATTTTTAGATGATGTCAGCTATATTTTAGGAATTGATTTCCACCTAAAACAGGATTCTTCAAAAGATAAGGAGTTATTTGACCTTATTGCAGATATAAGAACTGAATTAAGGGCAAACAAACAGTATGAACTTTCAGATAAAATAAGGGATAAGTTAGTTGATTTGGGCTATGAAATCAGCGATTAA
- the cysK gene encoding cysteine synthase A yields the protein MPKIPELKRGILNNACEAIGNTPLIKLNSLNNSDAEVIVKMESFNPTGSIKDRVGVYLIEDAENKNLLNSDSVIIEPTSGNTGIALGFAAASKGYRLILTMPENMSKERQKLLAIFGAELVLTPAEEGMEGAIAKAEELEREIPNGIILHQFDNPANSKIHEMTTAREILRDCEGEVDIVVAAVGTGGTLNGIAKVLKEYDSNIKIVAVEPFTCQTLGKGEKGPHKIQGIGAGFIPSILDVDLIDEVIPVKDEDAGRTLVNLAKKEGIFAGISSGASTWAALQLAGREENKGKRIIAILPDNGERYLSEEWIFDMI from the coding sequence ATGCCCAAAATTCCTGAACTTAAAAGGGGAATTCTTAATAATGCCTGTGAAGCTATTGGAAATACTCCCTTAATCAAACTAAACAGTTTAAACAATTCTGATGCTGAAGTTATTGTGAAAATGGAATCTTTCAACCCAACTGGAAGTATTAAGGATCGTGTTGGTGTTTATTTAATTGAAGATGCTGAAAATAAGAACTTATTAAACAGTGATTCTGTTATTATTGAACCAACTAGTGGAAATACTGGAATAGCTTTAGGTTTTGCTGCTGCATCAAAGGGTTATAGGTTAATCTTAACAATGCCTGAAAACATGTCTAAGGAAAGACAAAAACTATTGGCTATTTTTGGTGCTGAGCTTGTCCTCACACCTGCAGAAGAAGGAATGGAAGGTGCAATAGCTAAAGCTGAGGAATTGGAAAGGGAAATTCCAAATGGAATTATCTTGCATCAGTTTGACAATCCTGCAAACTCTAAAATCCATGAGATGACAACTGCTCGTGAGATTTTAAGGGACTGTGAAGGGGAAGTTGATATTGTTGTTGCAGCTGTTGGAACTGGTGGAACCTTAAATGGTATTGCAAAAGTTCTAAAGGAATATGATTCTAATATTAAAATAGTGGCTGTTGAACCTTTTACCTGTCAGACATTAGGCAAAGGTGAAAAGGGACCTCATAAAATCCAGGGCATTGGTGCAGGCTTTATTCCATCAATACTGGATGTTGATTTGATTGATGAGGTAATTCCTGTAAAAGATGAGGATGCAGGCAGGACTTTAGTCAACCTTGCTAAAAAAGAAGGAATTTTTGCAGGTATTTCATCTGGTGCATCTACTTGGGCTGCATTGCAACTAGCTGGAAGAGAAGAGAATAAAGGAAAAAGAATAATTGCAATCCTACCTGATAATGGGGAGCGCTATTTATCTGAAGAGTGGATTTTTGATATGATTTAA